A window of Candidatus Dormiibacterota bacterium genomic DNA:
GATCTCGCGCGCGATCGACGAAACCAACCCTTCGATTCGCGCGGGGGCATCGGTACGCGCGAGTACGTCGAGCGTGGCTTCTTCCAGGATTTCGGAAAACCGCGACATGTGCAGCCCGGCTTTATCGGGCGAAAGGTCGGCGACCATCGAAAATTCGCCGTTAAAGACCCGCGGTCGCCCGTCAATTTCCAGATGCACGATGCGTTTGATGCCCGAAACGCCGACGCGATTGAGCGCGAGCCGGACATCGGGAACCTCTTCTTGCCGGTTAGCGAGAAAATGTAAGCTGCGCTCGCGGCGCCGGACGTGCTGCGTTCCGTGCTCCCGCGCGGCTTCGGCGAACTCGGGGACGATCTCCGCTAAGGGCACCACATTGTAGGCGCGCTGCAGCAAGCGCGGATGAACGTCGTCGTCAAACGCTAGGACGTCGATATCGATCGGCCGCGCAGCCAAGCGCAAGCGCGACGTGCGGCCCACCGCGCTCTGAACCTGCGCTACCATCTCATCGAACGCTGCACGCTCCAGATCGGTTCGCACCTCGGCCGCAGCGTTCAAAAACGGTGGACCGTCGGCACCTTCGGCGGGGTCGCTTTCGTAGAACGACGAGACGGCTACGACCTGAGCCCGCACGCGCAGGCGCTGTAGCGCAGCCAAGATATTCGCCTGGCGGTCTCCGAGATTCGATCCGATGCCGATATAGACGCGATGCAACTGTTGTTCCCATTTCGATGTAGCGTTTGTAACCTAGCTTCGCCGCGGCCACGCCCCGGGCTTCTCTCGGGTAGCCCAAGCTCGCTTGCGGGGCAAACGGCCCGGGATTCTCCCCGTCGGGCTCGTAACGAACCGAGCATGGACCAAACCTCGCTCTACCCCTATGCCATCGAGCCCAAGGAGACGCCCGCAATTTGGGGCGGCGATGCGCTCGTGCGCCGCTTCGGTAAAGATGCCGACCCCGAGGCGAAGATCGGCGAATCGTGGGAATGCTGGGACACCAACCACGTGCGCAACGGTCCGCTGGCCGGTAAAAGCATCGCCGATTTACGCGGGCTGTTAGGAGCATCGCTGCTGGGCGATATCGACCCCACGCGTATTTTTCCGGTGCTCACCAAAATCATCGACGCACGCGACTGGCTATCGGTACAAGTGCATCCGAACGATGCCTATGCCCAACGCTTCGAGCACCAACCCAACGGCAAGACGGAGTGTTGGTACATCTTTTCGGCGGACGCCGATTCCGAACTCGTGCTCGGATGGACCCGCGACACGTCGCGGGCCGAGTACGAGCGCCGCGTCGCCGACGGCTCGCTCGGCGACATCCTGCGCCACGTTCCGGTCAAAGCCGGCGACACGTTCTACCTCCCTTCCGGCACGTTGCACGCCGTCGGTAAAGGCATCATTTTATTTGAGACGCAGCAGGCGAGCGATCTCACGTACCGCATCTTCGATTGGAACCGCACCGGCCCCGACGGCAAACCACGCGAACTCGCGGTACAAAAGGCCGGCGACGTCCTCAACTACCATCGCGAAACCGCCGGAGCGCTCGACCAGATCGCCTATCACTTCGAGGGGCTCGACCGAACGGCGATGATTGCCGGGCCGAACTTCGTCGTCGAGCGCATCGTCGCAAGCGCCGAACCCGCGTCGCTCCCCACCAACGGCCGCCCGCTGATTCTGATGTCGCTCGAAAGTCCGCTCGAAGTCCGTGGAAACGACGTCACGGTCGAACTGAGCAAATACCAAACGGTACTCATTCCCGCGGCGTTAGAGTGGTGCACCGTTCGCGCCGTTGACGCAAGCGCGCCGTTCATGTTCGTCACGCCGCCCGCGCATCGCGAGACGATGCCGGTGCGCCTATTAGCTGCCGGCATCGCGCAGGCGCGCGTCGACGCCTTTATGGCGCAGTTTGGGAGCTAGTCGGTAGCTAGGCACACACGTGATACTCGTTCGGGGGAGCTGCGATTTTTGGGCCTTCACAGGATGTGAACTTCAAAGCTTCGCTTTGCCCAAAAAACGTAGCAGCGTTGGATTTTACAGGAGGTAAAATCCAACAGCGGTCCCCCGAACGAGTATCGCGTGTGTGCCTAGCTACCGACTAACGACCGTGTCGTAGCAGCTGCCTTGCTCGATGGCGCAAGATGTCGCCGATGACGCGCGCTTCGTGCGCTTCCAGCGGACGCGGATCCGGCTGTAATCGCGCGAGATCCCAGCGCTGCTCGATCGGATCCAGGCCGAAGTAGCCGTCGGCGAGCGCGGCTTCGGCATGGGTCATCACGCGATCGGGTTCGATCGGAATGGCGTAGCGCGCTGCAAGCCTCGCGATGGTTCGGCAGAGCGCGTCGACAGCGTCGTCGCGGAGCGGATAGGGG
This region includes:
- a CDS encoding type I phosphomannose isomerase catalytic subunit gives rise to the protein MDQTSLYPYAIEPKETPAIWGGDALVRRFGKDADPEAKIGESWECWDTNHVRNGPLAGKSIADLRGLLGASLLGDIDPTRIFPVLTKIIDARDWLSVQVHPNDAYAQRFEHQPNGKTECWYIFSADADSELVLGWTRDTSRAEYERRVADGSLGDILRHVPVKAGDTFYLPSGTLHAVGKGIILFETQQASDLTYRIFDWNRTGPDGKPRELAVQKAGDVLNYHRETAGALDQIAYHFEGLDRTAMIAGPNFVVERIVASAEPASLPTNGRPLILMSLESPLEVRGNDVTVELSKYQTVLIPAALEWCTVRAVDASAPFMFVTPPAHRETMPVRLLAAGIAQARVDAFMAQFGS